The Acetobacter oryzifermentans genomic interval TTTCGTGTTTCTCGACAGGTGTTAGGAAAATTTCCCCCTTGATGTAATAAGAGGATGAGAAACTCTGGAAAGCATACCCAGCTTTCCAGAACATTCCCTATACCCATGCAAACTCTCATAGATATAGAATATTATTTTCTATATCTATGCAGTTCAGGAAGATTAAGGCCGGGGTTAATTTCAAAGTTAACCATTAAGCCAACCTGCGCAGCATATTTAACATTAGGCAGCACTCTGGAAGATGCAAGCTGATCGGGATTCCAAATATATTCAAAATAAGGCGTTGCCATAACACCCGGCGCAACATTCAAGCCATAGTTCAGTTCCATCATGGTTTCCGAACTATTCCATTGATTGCGATAACCTTCGGCTTGCAAAGAAGCATTCATGGAATGCACGACTTTACGATTCCACAAATAACTCTGGAACACGAGGCCTACATAATCCCTCGGTCGTGAACGGAAAGGCCCCCAATCAAACAGACCTGCCACAAAGCCATTTCTTACGGTGCCATCTCCCGATGTCAGAAAGTTTGCAGACCCAAAAACAATAAGCCCCCGTGTATCATTCGGGTCGGGCTTCCAGATCATCTGCTGGGCTTGCGCGTATACAGTTGTACGCCCACGGCGTGGTTGCGCCTTGCCGCCCGCTAATGCGTAAACCTGATGCTCGGTGTTATAAAGTGGATCACTATAAATAGAGGTATCATACGTAAAACCAAGGCTATAAGCACGAGGATACTTATCTGTTGTAAAGTCTGTATGATATCCGGCTTCAACAGGTATGAATTCACCCTCGGCTTTATCAAACCCCCAGTCTGGCCCAGGCCAACCATTATGGTTTTTGGCGCGCACCCAAGGCTCTACTTCCCAGATACCGCCTTTAATATACGTAGAAGCTGTGGGCTTGATCAGCACACGTGCACTCCATGATGAAACCGTAAATGATGGTGATGAGCCATCAATTGTAAATGTTGTTGGTGATGAACACAGGAAGGTTGCAAACTGACAATACAGTTCCGAACCTTCAAACTCACCACCTTTTGGGTTTGAACGGCCAGCTAGAATAAAAAGATGTTTGTTAAAAAGTTCTTGATCCCAAGTAAATTCACGAACCTGCAACCCATCATGATTGCCCCATGTGTTGATCCATGACCAATCCGAAGCATTATACTCCCAACTACGCCCCTGCCCTGCCACATCATCGATAATAAAATGCATCTGACCACCCGATATCCCGGCTATCCGTTGCATATCAAGGTTTAGCCCCAACAAAGCCCAGTTAGTATAAGCAGAACCGTTTTTATACCCACCACCGACGTTGGCATTTAGCTGTGATATATTCCAGCCGTTAAAATAAACACCGTGATCAGCAAGAAATTTCCCTCCCTGTGCTACGGGTTTAAATTGGAGGGAAAAGAAGTAAGGTTGTGGCAAAATGGAATGCGCCCCTTTACCATTAGGTGCTACAGGCCCATCTCCCCCATTAGGCGCCGGCACAAACCTGGGCACACCAGGTTGCGTAGGTGCATGAGCAGCATCATAATAATGCCTGTTACCTTTAACAAAGTAAAAGTTTCCGACTTGCTCCATCTTTTCGGTGTGTTGTGGTTCAGCAAATACCAAACTTGGCAATAACCCACCAAAAACACCACAACAGCCCATGAATTTTGTAGCACGACAGGAAAAAGAGACTGCGTGTAAACCCGTGTTCTGCATCACGTTATTTTCCTATTTGTGTCACGGAAACTTTGTTCCGGACAGTCCCATCACCTGTGGTTTTCAAGAACAGAACAAGAATTACTTGTTCTGAAAATGATATATAGAAAAAGAATTTATAATGACTTCATGCTGTTTTTCGGAATCATCAGAACCGAAAGTCCACCAAGAAGAACCAAGCCTGCAAAAAGCCAGATCACGCCGGACATATCCCCCGTAACACTACGGGCATATCCAACCAAAGCCGTTGCAAAAAATCCTGCTATATTGGCAATGGAACCCGCCAATGCCAGCCCAACCGCAGCGCTACTTCCCTTAAGCATAATGGACGGCAATACCCAAAAAGGTGGGAGCGCACCAAGAATACCCATATTGGCCGCTGTAATACAGGCAATAACAATAAATGGATTGCCCATGCACAACGGAATACACGCCATTGCAATACTGCCCACAACAATAGGAAGAACAATATGCCACCGGCGCTCACCTCGCTCATCGGAACTCCGCCCGATCAGAAACATACTGGCTACAGCACCAATTTGCGGAATAGCGCTGAGGCAACCAATTTGAAAGGTAGAACGAATACCATCATCATGCAGCAATGAAGGTGTCCAAAAAGCAATTGTATACAAACCCAGAAGTAACGTTCCATCCACAATGCCCAAAAGCCATACCCACGGGCTGCGAAATGCCGCACCAATACTAACAGAAAGACTAACCTTATCAGAAGGCAGCGGATTTTCACGACGCAGCCACTCACTTTCTGATGCAGTGAGCCATGTAGCTTTATCTGGTGACGTCGGCAGAAATAGAAAAACAGCTACCCCAATAAGGACCGGTGGCAATGCTTCCCAGAAAAAAAGCCAACGCCAACCTTCATAACCAGCTACACCATTCAGCCTGTCCATCAACAGGCCAGATACAGGGCCGCCAATCACACTGGCTAAAGGAATACCCGCCATAAAAGCCGCAGTGACTTTGGAGCGATACTGAGGAGGAAACCACAATGCCAAATAATACAGCACACCAGGCATAAAACCTGCTTCTGCAACACCCAATAGAATACGCAGAATATAAAACTGTGTGGGTGTATGCACAAACATCATCAGGCCAGAGCACAATCCCCACGTTACAAGGATACGAGCAATCCAGTTACGCGCACCAAATTTAACCAGCATCAGGTTACTGGGGACTTCGCACAAAATGTAACCAAGAAAGAATAGCCCCGTACCCAAACCATACGTAGCTTCACTCATCCCCAAATCAGAAAGCATACGCAGTTTGGCATATCCAACATTCACCCGATCTAGATAGGATGCCAAAAAACCAAGAAAAAGTAGCGGCAGAATACGCCACGCCATTGTACTAAAAAGCCTGTTCCCGCTTTGCTCGGAACGGCTTGTCTGCCCGGAAACAGCAACACTTCGCATGAGCACTCCAGATCACATATTACCAGCAAGAAACTTCCAACAAACAGCCCCACACCGCCCGAGAAATTTATTGCGATTCCGATATGATAAGATAGTCGCGTACACACCATAGTTGTAAAGATTATATTTCTTATTCGAAACATTATTTTCCGATGTGTCCTTTGCGCAACGCGCCAACACAGAAATTTTAGATGATTTCACTCACGCTAAATATTTTACAGACAACATAAATTGAGAAAATTATTATGTTCAAAAAATATAATAAATTACAAATGTTTTTGATATAAAAGAAGTAATAATATATATAATTAGCGTACACATCGCATTTTATAAAAACACATCTACTCACTTTTAAAATTTTTGATGGAGAGGAAAATACATGTAACCCCTCCACCAATAAGTTTAATATGCGCCAGAAAGAAGTGTACCACCCCCAGGTGCTACTGCTTCCAACTTCATGGCTTTAAGCATGGCATACGTTGTTGCTACAGCAGCACTCAAAGTCGGTTTGCCAGTTATAGCTTCCACAATAGATACAACGGGAAGCGAAGGCATCTGCACACAAGCCGAAACAATAACTGCATCAGCATCCTGATAACGTAAGCTCTTCACAATCTCCGGTAAACGCTGGCAATCATGACGCCCCACGTCCAGATTATCTGGAATTTCCAGCGCCACATAATCAATAACATCAATACCTTCGCGGCTGATGTAATCCACTACCAATTCCGTCAAAGGCCGCATGTAAGGTGCTACAACCACAATTTTCTTGGCGCCAAGAACCTTTAAGCCCTCAATCAGCGCTCCTGCACTGGTGATAACAGGCGCAGGATGTCCGTTTTCAACTGTTCGTTCATGTAGGCGCTTTTCGGAAACACGGTGATAGCCCGGCCCCATGGACATAGTGGCAACAAGGCAGGCATAACCCAGCACATCCAAAGCTGCATCACTCAGTTCAAACGCGCAACGGTCTGATTGCCCGTCCATGGCAGCCAGCTCATCCTTACTCACCGTTTTCATGCGCATACGTGCAGAATGAAACGTAAACCGTTCTGGCCGAATATTTTCACGCAGCTTTAACAGTGCAGGAATTTCCGTTTCCATTGTAATGTTGGAACTGGGAACAATCTGCCCGATACGATAAATTTTCTTCATCAGAACCTCTTGCGAAGACAATAAATGGGATCACCCATAAAAATGAGTGTCCCCTTAAAGTTCCTGCTTTATTCAGCAGTTTCAAATTTAGGGCTATTTTACAGTAACAGCGCTATAAAAGCCTTCTTCATTATCCCACGGGATCATATGTCCCGCGTTTTCAACGTGCACGATCTCAATAGCACTGTTCAAACTGGATATTTCAGCTTCATCTTCTTTCTGAATCACCCCACCGCGTGTTGCGACAACCAAACGAGCTGGCACCTTCAAATGTGGAAGGTCCAGATGGATGTCTTCCGTATGGAATTTTTCGAACGAAATGCGTGTTGCCAGTTCATCACAAGTATGCAGCCATTCAGCACGTAGTTGACGCTGTTCCTCTGTCCATGTCGGACAAAAACGCTGCATGTCTTCAGCACTCATCCCCTTACGGGAAAGGCGAATAGATTCTGTATACCAGTCTAGATTTGCAGGATAAGCACGCCGTCCGGGGCCGCTAACAGGAGGATCAACCAAAATAAGCTGAGCAAGATCTACTGAATTCTTGCGCGCAGCACGAATAGCAATACGTGCCCCCATGGAATGCCCCATGAGTGTAACATCCTTCAGACCAAGCGCTTTAATGAATTCCAAAACATCATCAGCATAGCTATCCAGATCATAATCTAGATCTGGCCCGGTTGAAGAAAGGCCCCGCCCACGTATATCAAGAATGTAAACATCATGATCCGCAGCAAGCCGTTCTCCTACAAACCCCCATGTAATGGCAGGGCTGGTAATGCCAGGAGCCAACACCAACGGCTTACCTTTACCACCATACCGCAGATAATGCTGACGAATACCGTTGGCATATACGTTGGCACCATAAAGAAATTTTTCTTCACTCATAACTCAATAATCTCCTGAATATTAATTAGAAATACGGGATAGCAGCGCATCCAACGGCATAACGTCTGCAACTTTCTGGGCCATATCGAACAGATTGGCCTCATGCGGGCCGATTGCACGATCTCCTACGCAATCTGAGATAACAACAGGGCGAAAACCAGCCTGCATGGCATCCAGCACGCTTGCACGTACACAACCCGATGTTACACAACCCGCCACCACCACAGTCTGCACACCGTGGCTTACAAACCAAGCTGCAAGCGGTGTGCCTGCAAATGCAGAAGGCACCGTTTTACGCACAACATATTCACCCGGCACCGGCGCAAGTTCAGGCACAATAGCCGAAGCCGGATTATTTTCCGTAAGCCCCAACATGGAGGGAACCTTTAGGGAAAAAATATTCGCATCAGCACCATCATCCGCAAAAATGATGCGTGAATGCGCAACTTTCCAACCTTTCTCGCGCGCAAATGCAAGTAGATCCTGCGTACGTTCAATAGCCTGCGGAATATTCCCACCGCCAAATGCTTCCGGATCAGCAAAACCATTGACAAAATCAATGATTAACAGGCCGACACCTCCAACAATGCCGATCTCGTTACCAAAACCCTGTTTCTGATATCGTGCCTCATCACGCATATCTTCTGTTGTCATTTGGATTCTCCAACCAGTTTACCATTTTGCACCACGGCTTCATCATCCAGCATTACTGTGCAATCACGCATGGGAATATCAATATGGCAGGCAGTATCACGATCACCACCAGCTTCATTATTAGGGCCAGTGGACCATAGGAAATTACCGGCACAAGCACGCGGATCCATGCCAATACTTGCCTCTCGATCATAGAACCCCATCACAGACCAATGCGCACGGTTCTGTAGTCCCCAGCCTATGTGCGAAACCGCAAAAACTTCGGGGTCATGAAAACTTTCCATGTAATCACGCAGGTGATCAGCTTCAAAACCACCTTCAATAGCGCGCACGTAGCCTTTTTCCAGATGACACGTAATAGGGGCCGTAATGTAACTTTTCTGCGGCAGAAGAATATCCCCTGGCGCCAGCACAATCTTGCCTTCAGCCGAGCCTTCATTTGCCCATGTTGCCAAAAAACCGCTTGGCCAATGGTCCCATCTTCCCGGTTTATCTACAAAACCGTATTCTTCCAGAATAGGATATTCACCCAACGCAAACGTAGCGTCCGTGCCTGCTGCAGATGTTACTTTCATAACTTTGGCAGCTTTGAGCCGTGCTGAATTCTTCAGCACGCGCGTACGATCCTCGGCTGTAGGCGTCATACGCACCAACACATCTGGTGGTTCTACTACCAGCAGAATACGCCCACCAGCATCTAAAATCTCATGTTGTTCAGCAGAGAAAAGCAATGTCATAAGATCCAGAACAAGATCACTGGCCTTTAACATTTCCACTGCGGCCCTGTTACCAGTAAGTGGTGTTGTGCCAACATAAGCTAAAGGATCTCGTGAAAGAGACGTTCCACCATTGGTAGGTTGCAAATCAAGCCGATTAGCAATGGCACCTTTTTCCTGCACCGCAAGAAGAGCGCAACGTAAGGTCTGTGCATTTGTTCCTATTGAGGTCAGGATTGTAACGCTCTGGCCGCTATGTAAATTACAAAGTTCCAGAACCTGACGCCATGATTGGACGAGTTCAAAATCACTTACGGGCATTGGAATGTTCCCCTAAAAAAGGCGTTCCGGTGTGACGCTGCTGGACAAAAGGCAAAAGACACATGGCTTAGTGCCCTCCTTCCGCACGAATACGCGCAACCCGAGCAACAAGATCGCTCCATTCCCCTTTTTCCGGAGCCATGGTGCGACGCAGGAAGGCCACGACTTCCGCAATCTGCCGATCAGAGAACAGGTTACGGTAAGCTGGCATCATGTTGGCTGCCTGATGTGCTGGTGATGGTGCACCATCAAGCACCACACGAATAAGATTATCTGGTGTATCGGCCCATACATTACTGTTCAGCGCCAATTGAGGGCGTGCTCCATACAGATGCGTCCCTTCCCCTTCATGACACACTGCACAGCCTGAATTGTAGATACGTGCCCCTTCCCCTTTCTCCATGGATTGAAGATCTGCAGTGCGGGTCAGTATCTGTTGTCGTAAGGCTGGTGCGCTCTCTGCCGTTTGCCTTGTATCAAAAGAGGCAATGTAATGGGCTATAGCCCGCACATCTACATCTGGCAGGTCTTCCATGGCGTGCACAACGGGTGCCATAGGGCCTCCAGCAGGGCCATGATTGGGACTGAAGCCAGTACGCAAATAGGCGTAAAGATCATCTTCGCTCCAGGGCAGTGGAGAGCGTGACAGTGTAGATAATGCTGGTGCAACCCAACCTTCGGCTTCTCCTCCAGCCAGATAAGCTGTTTTCCAGCGCTCTGCCCCCAAAGCATTCCGTGGCGTATGGCATGCAGAACAGTGACCCAAACCTTCCGCCAGATATGCTCCCCTATTCCACTGCTCTGAACGGTTCTGATCCGGCACAAACGGCGCTGTGCTATGGAACAGCATATTCCACCCGGCCATGGAAAAACGTAAGTTATACGGAAATTTCAATGACGTTTTGGGAAGCTTCTGCTCTACAGGTTCCTGCGACATCAGGTAAGCGTAAAGCGCCTGCATGTCTGCATCACTTGTTTTTGCAAATGCCGTATAAGGAAAGGCCGGATACAAATGCCTTCCATCACGGCTAATTCCTTCACGCATGGCGCGTTCAAAGGCTGCATAAGACCATTGGCCAATACCTGTTTTAGGATCTGGCGTTAGGTTAGTAGAATAAATCGTGCCGAATGGTGTTTCCAACGCAAAACCACCAGCATTTTCCTTACCGCCCGGGATTGTATGGCAAACAGCACAATCTCCCGCTGCTGCAACCTGTTTGCCTTTAGCGATAATTTCCGCAGAAAACATACCGGGCACTGGGGGTGCAACTGGAGCGATAGGTGCACGCCATGGCAAAACTGTTGCTAATGCACTGCCTGCCACAACCAAAGCCGCCCCTAACCCAGCCTTACGTAGCAAGCTTTTCCATCCCTGGCTTGCCATAGCCGGACGGGCACCTTCTCCATGAAAAGACAACGGCGCTAAAGGTACAACAGAAGAGCGCTCTAACGGCCCCAATACCTCATCCAGACGCGTTTTGACTTTTTCAGGTGTAAATGGAACATCCCGAAAACGCACGCCAGTAGCAGCATATATTGCATTTGCAATAGCTGCGGCACTAGGCACGGATGCAGACTCTCCTGCTCCGAGAGGGGGCTCCTCCGGGCGATTCATAAGTACCGGATTGATTTCAGGAATATCTGGAAATTGAATAATCGGATATCCGCCCCATTCCCGGCTTTCTACACCTTCATGGTCGAACTTAACCTGCTCTGTCAGCACACGGCTTGTGGACTGCACCACATTGCCATGCAGTTGGTGGCGAATACCGGCCGGATTGATCATCAACCCAGCATCTTGCCCGACCACAGCACGCGTCACGCTTACTTCACCTGTAAGGCGATCAACTGCAACATCAGCTACCCATGCAGACCATGCAGCCGGCTTGCCAGGGAAAGGCCCATGAACATACAGCGCATAGGCCAATCCACGCCCGCGCAGGATACGTTCCTTTGGATCAACCTGAGGCGGTTGCGTACGCGGTTCCCATCCAGCTTTTGCCGCTGTTGCCTTAAGAAGTTCTGCAGCACGTGTATCTGGAAGATAACGCAGGCGATACTCCAGCGGATCTACGCCTGCCTCTGCCGCCAGTTCATCAATATAGCTATCGTGCGCAAAGCTGTTGGGCAGTGCAGATACACCACGAAACCATGAAGCACGCGCCAAAGGCGGCATATCTTTTACTGTAACCCGTGCATTCGCATAATCATAAGGAGGGATAGACGTTCTATCCCCCATCTGAGCTACAGCAGGTACTTCCGCAGGCACTTGCCTAGTCAGCACCAGCGCCAGCAATGGCGATACATTGGAAGGGTAACTTGTATCTAAATTATAAGCGACAGGCGCACCATTAGCATCCAGTCCACCTTCAATACGCACAAGCTGGGCCGCGCCTTTAGGTTCCCAAACATGTTCCTGAGCACGAGAAAGCTGAACCCGAACAGGCCGCCCAACTGCGCGAGAAAGAAGAGCGGCATCCCCCCCCACATCATCCGCACAATTCCGCCCGTAACACCCTGCTGCTTCGTGACGAATAACTGTTACGTTGGTAACAGGCAAATCCATCAACAACGCGATATCGGCTTGCAACATATGCGGATTTTGCGTGCCAGACCAAACTGTCAGGCTACCTTCATGCCAAGATGCCACAGAGCAAGAAGGCCCAATAGAGCCATGCATCTGATAAGGCCAATGGTATTCGCGATCTAGACGATGGGAGAGTTTACCCAACGTCGCATCCACATCTCCACGATCCAAAACAACGCGAGGCTCGTACGGGTTAGCCCGTATCGCTTCTATCGGATCTGAAAGATCTGGTACAGCAACTGGTGCCCACGTAACTTGTAACGCTTCTGCCGCTGCAATTGCCTGTTCTTCGCGCTCAGCAACCACCCCGACAAAATCACCAATCACCACTACATCCACAAGGCCCTCAATATGGGCCACAGATGCACGGTCCACCTTTAATAACGAACGCCCTACAAACGGACCATGATCATAACCCGCATAGGGAGGCCGAATAACACGACCATGCAGCATGCCCTCTACACGCACATCATGCACATAAACCATGCGGCCCATTACTTTATCTGGAATATCGACCCGCGGATGACTGCGGCCCACCAGACGATATTCAGATGGAGGCTTCACCGGCGTAGTTTCATCCAATTCCTCACGGATTTGAACACCACGTACAATATCTCCCATCCCCCAGTTTGTTATTCCGGACAAAGATCCTGTTAACTTCCCATTGCGGAAAGATAATGATTCAACAGGGGAGTTTGTAAGTTGTGCAGCACGTTGTAGCAGCAACTTGCGTGCCTGCGCCGCTGCCCGACGTAACGGACGAGATGAAACCTGAATGGTCTCACTTGCAATTGTCGCCCCTTGATCAGGGGTACGATCTGTATGCCCCAATACCATCCGGACATATGTAGGATCTGCATCCAGTTCTTCTGCTACAATCTGAGCCAGAGAAGTTGCAATACCTGTCCCAAGATCTACATGCCCACAAAACCCTAAAATCTGACCGTTTTCATCAACCTGAACCAGCACCTCATCACGTGGGATAAATTCTCCTCGTGCAGAAAGCCCTTGGGGAGGAAGTGATTTCCGGAATATCTGGAGCACACCGGTCATTTTCCGCTATCCTCCTTTTCTAATCCGGCTGCAATTCGTGCAGCACGCATAATTTCTACATGAGTACCACAACGACAAAGATTATAGCGCAGGGCAGCCTTTAATGCGTCTTCATCGGGATTGGGGGTCGCGTCTAAAAACGCCCGCAGCGTCATGACCATACCGTTCAGGCAATAGCCGCACTGCGCTGCCTGTGCTGCAACCACAGCCTTTTGCACAGGATCACTTCCATCTGGAGAAAGGCCTTCCAGTGTCACAATGTTTTTACACTTTGCTGCAGCGTTTAACGAAACCACACAACTCCGTGCAGCTTTCCCGTCCATTAGCACCGTGCAGGCACCACATGCCCCTAAACCGCAGCCATATTTGGGGCCATTCAGCCCCAAATCATTGCGCAAAACTGTAAGAAGTGGCGTATTCCCGACTGCCGTAATGGTATGACGGCGGCCATTAACTGTTAGAAAGACGCTGGCTGCCATAACGCCCATCCTCTTTTCTACGCTTATTCGATTGTCAGATCGTAGATATTGTCACCGTAACACCAGTAAGGATCTTCAGGCTGCCGTAGCCATGTATTGGCATTGGAAATGCTCTGAACTTTGGTCGCACGCTCTTTTCGTGCTTCATGATAAGAACGGAATGTACGTTCCAGATCCTTTGTACCTAACTCAGTAAGGCACCGGGCCAAAACAGCTGCATCTTCCACTGCCATAGCCGCCCCTTGCGCCATATGCGGCTTCATTGGGTGGCAAGCATCTCCCAGCAATACAGAACGACCTTGATACCAAACAGGCAATGGTGCACGCGTTTTAAGCGGCCATTTCGTAACAACATCAGTCGCGTCGATATAGCCCTGAACCATTGGATGGAAGCCCTTGAATGCTTCACGCAACGCTTCACGTGAGCTTGGCAACTGTCCAGCACGAGAAGCCCATTCTGCTGGCTCCCCTGTTACCAGGTAGAACTCATCTTCGTTCTTATCAAGATAATAGCACACGATATGCCGATCAGCAGACCACCACTTCGCGTTCAGGTCAGCTCCCAAGCTCTTGGCGGCTGCACCCGGAATAATGGCACGATGTGCAATCCATCCGGTATAAACAGCCTCATCCAAACCGAAGATTTTTTCGCGTACACGTGAGTTTATACCGTCAGCACCAATAAGGATATCAACCGTTTCTGAAGCGCCGTTTTCGAAATTCAGTGTAACGCCGTGACCATCATCTGTAAAATCGACCAGTTTGTGAGCCCATTTCACACGTTCCGAACTCACACAATCCAGCATAGCTTGATGCAGATCACCACGATGAATGGTAATATAAGGCGCACCATAGCGTCCCCGTTCAGCATTAAGCGGAATCTTGGCCATAACTGTGCCGTCGTCCCACTTACGGCTGAGCCAATAATCAGGAAGACATGAAATTTCTTCTAGCTTTTTATCGAGACCATCTAAAGTGGCGAGAATTTTAAGGACGTTGGGACCAAACTGGATGCCCGCACCCAGCCGAGAAAAAGCGGGAGCCTGATCAAACAGAACAACATCAAAACCAGCTTTCTCCAGCAGCCCTGCTGCTGCAACGCCACCAAGCCCTGCCCCTGCAATGCCTATACGAACTCCACCTGACATATTAACTCTCCGACCAGCAGTAAAATTACAGACTTAATAGCGTATACGCGATATATGAATGTTCAGGGAGGAACGGAAAAACGTCAAGATAATAATTTCATTATCGTTACGTTTTTTTATAACATATTGATTTTTAGAGTTTTATTATTCTTTGCTCTTCGTGCAAAATAGCATGAGACTTTCAAATTACGAAAATCATCAGAATTTTAAAGCATTAAAACCAGTTATATTTTTATGATTTTCTATAACAACAGATGTAGCCGTAGCGTATTTCTCTGCCATCAATGAGATGCCAATATGACAGCATTATACTTCAAAATGAGATAACTTCTGTAAAATATGGAGCACAGCAATCTGCTCACACTCATTTAACGGAGACAACGTTATATCAGTCACCTGCCGTGCTACAGGAGTGGTCTCATGTAAAAGTTGTTCACCTTCAGGCATGAGCGAAACAAGTTTCTGCCTACGATCTTGCTTACTCTGTTCTACCTTCAACAACCCACGTTTTTTTAGACGCGATACAATGTCACGCAATGTCGCATGATCAATCGCAGCTTCATGGCTAATCTGAACCAAAGAAGCCTGACCAAGTTTATGGGTGGTAACCAAAACAGCAAATTGCGCAGAGGTAAGATGTTGGTCTGGAATATGCTCCTGAAAAATAGCTGTATGACGCTGATAAGCACGCCGTAACAGAAAACCAACTTGTTCATCCAAGGCATAATTCTGTTCAGATTTCTTTTTATTATTCTTCATATCACATTTCCCTTAAGTATATTTTGATAAAAAATAACATTTAAATTTCTGTTGTTCGATATACACTTTTATACATAATCTAGCCTTCAGCTCAGCTTAAAAAACTAATCTTATGAGAGTTCCTATTTCTACTAGCATGTTTTCTCCCTAATCGGCTCAAATAATCTTTAATAAAAGCCGTATGAGTCATTCAAAGCAAGAAACAGGGACTTTAATGGGACTGAATAGAAATTATAGATGTTAGACAAATCATTTAAAATAAGGTTCGAATCCCGCCGCGGACACCATTATGTATTTTTCTAGTGATTTAGACGCCTGTTGAGGCGGGTCATATATGCAGCACCCCGCCAAGCCTAGGGATCTAGCTGGGCTTGCATTGCAAGTTGGTGTGTTGGAACGCCAAAAGGCGGCTTGCGCCGCCTTTGAAGTCATTGATTTTATTTAGTAATTTTGGTTGCGGGGATAGGATTTGAACCTATGACCTTCA includes:
- a CDS encoding molybdopterin cofactor-binding domain-containing protein translates to MTGVLQIFRKSLPPQGLSARGEFIPRDEVLVQVDENGQILGFCGHVDLGTGIATSLAQIVAEELDADPTYVRMVLGHTDRTPDQGATIASETIQVSSRPLRRAAAQARKLLLQRAAQLTNSPVESLSFRNGKLTGSLSGITNWGMGDIVRGVQIREELDETTPVKPPSEYRLVGRSHPRVDIPDKVMGRMVYVHDVRVEGMLHGRVIRPPYAGYDHGPFVGRSLLKVDRASVAHIEGLVDVVVIGDFVGVVAEREEQAIAAAEALQVTWAPVAVPDLSDPIEAIRANPYEPRVVLDRGDVDATLGKLSHRLDREYHWPYQMHGSIGPSCSVASWHEGSLTVWSGTQNPHMLQADIALLMDLPVTNVTVIRHEAAGCYGRNCADDVGGDAALLSRAVGRPVRVQLSRAQEHVWEPKGAAQLVRIEGGLDANGAPVAYNLDTSYPSNVSPLLALVLTRQVPAEVPAVAQMGDRTSIPPYDYANARVTVKDMPPLARASWFRGVSALPNSFAHDSYIDELAAEAGVDPLEYRLRYLPDTRAAELLKATAAKAGWEPRTQPPQVDPKERILRGRGLAYALYVHGPFPGKPAAWSAWVADVAVDRLTGEVSVTRAVVGQDAGLMINPAGIRHQLHGNVVQSTSRVLTEQVKFDHEGVESREWGGYPIIQFPDIPEINPVLMNRPEEPPLGAGESASVPSAAAIANAIYAATGVRFRDVPFTPEKVKTRLDEVLGPLERSSVVPLAPLSFHGEGARPAMASQGWKSLLRKAGLGAALVVAGSALATVLPWRAPIAPVAPPVPGMFSAEIIAKGKQVAAAGDCAVCHTIPGGKENAGGFALETPFGTIYSTNLTPDPKTGIGQWSYAAFERAMREGISRDGRHLYPAFPYTAFAKTSDADMQALYAYLMSQEPVEQKLPKTSLKFPYNLRFSMAGWNMLFHSTAPFVPDQNRSEQWNRGAYLAEGLGHCSACHTPRNALGAERWKTAYLAGGEAEGWVAPALSTLSRSPLPWSEDDLYAYLRTGFSPNHGPAGGPMAPVVHAMEDLPDVDVRAIAHYIASFDTRQTAESAPALRQQILTRTADLQSMEKGEGARIYNSGCAVCHEGEGTHLYGARPQLALNSNVWADTPDNLIRVVLDGAPSPAHQAANMMPAYRNLFSDRQIAEVVAFLRRTMAPEKGEWSDLVARVARIRAEGGH
- a CDS encoding (2Fe-2S)-binding protein produces the protein MAASVFLTVNGRRHTITAVGNTPLLTVLRNDLGLNGPKYGCGLGACGACTVLMDGKAARSCVVSLNAAAKCKNIVTLEGLSPDGSDPVQKAVVAAQAAQCGYCLNGMVMTLRAFLDATPNPDEDALKAALRYNLCRCGTHVEIMRAARIAAGLEKEDSGK
- a CDS encoding FAD-dependent monooxygenase; protein product: MSGGVRIGIAGAGLGGVAAAGLLEKAGFDVVLFDQAPAFSRLGAGIQFGPNVLKILATLDGLDKKLEEISCLPDYWLSRKWDDGTVMAKIPLNAERGRYGAPYITIHRGDLHQAMLDCVSSERVKWAHKLVDFTDDGHGVTLNFENGASETVDILIGADGINSRVREKIFGLDEAVYTGWIAHRAIIPGAAAKSLGADLNAKWWSADRHIVCYYLDKNEDEFYLVTGEPAEWASRAGQLPSSREALREAFKGFHPMVQGYIDATDVVTKWPLKTRAPLPVWYQGRSVLLGDACHPMKPHMAQGAAMAVEDAAVLARCLTELGTKDLERTFRSYHEARKERATKVQSISNANTWLRQPEDPYWCYGDNIYDLTIE
- a CDS encoding MarR family winged helix-turn-helix transcriptional regulator, with protein sequence MKNNKKKSEQNYALDEQVGFLLRRAYQRHTAIFQEHIPDQHLTSAQFAVLVTTHKLGQASLVQISHEAAIDHATLRDIVSRLKKRGLLKVEQSKQDRRQKLVSLMPEGEQLLHETTPVARQVTDITLSPLNECEQIAVLHILQKLSHFEV